The genome window CGCCAGTGCGGGGTGGAAATGGCGAggcacctcgtccgcgtACCCGTTCGAACTGGGGGCACGGTGTGCAGCACCCGGCACACCGTTCCACTCGTCCCGACGGAAGGGGCTCTGACCGCGCCCCGCGGATGCCAAGGACGCGCGACGGGCAAATTCGAACCGCGACGTTGTCCGGGGCACGTCCGCGTCCGAGGTTCCCGAGTCAACCGTGCTTGGCTCCTCCGATGTCGGCAGCGACAACGTCTCCACCTGCGACGACGGGGCGAAGGGCGAGAACGACCCCGTGTACACGTACGGTCCGTTTCGCTCCCCGCCCACTCGTGAGATGAGCGACGCCAGCGGAATGCCCAGCTTTGGCAGCTCTTGGAACAAGGGGTCGAAAGGCGACGGCTCGAACACGCCCATTCTTTGGGCAAACTCCAGCATCCGCTgcaactcgtcgtcgtctaACCGCAGCGAGAATTCGAAGCCCtgcttgcgcgcgtcggGCTCCATGAACACGTCGTCGAAGTCGGGGTACGGCGAGTGGATGGGGTACTCGGTCGATGCGGGCCGCTTGGGCGCCAAGAACTCGCGGGATGGGCCGGCCTCTGGTgcctcttcctcgcgcATAGGCAGGCTCGCCTTGAGGGGCGACGCCTGCTTGGGCGGGGTGGATTCGGGCTCTGAAGGTGGCGGTGTAGGCTGAGACGGCGTGCTGGTGACAGTGGATGGCGGGGCCAGGCCTGGTGGCGGTGCGAGTCCAGGAGGGGTTGCACGTACAGCCTTCGGGGCAGCCGGAGCCGCCTCGGAAGGGGTCGCCTTGGtggccgtcgtcgaggcgctctGCGTCAACGAGTTCAGGGACGCAACGCTCTTCGGTGGCGCACCAATCGCAGACTGTGTCATCGTGATGGTCAcagccttcttcttgggcgacgccgacgcgctcgtgACGCCAGGTCCAGAGCTAATGCTCGAACTGCCGCTTCTCCCGCGCGCCATGCTctgcgccttctccttcttcctgTCCAGCTTGCTGTGCACCGCTGGGACAGGCGATGGAGTCGGTGGAGGAAATGCGGACGAGTTACGACCACCTAAAGGGATGAGGTTGCTGTTGATCTTGGACATGGggcgcgacgagccgaCCGGTGCGATGCGTCCCCCGTTCGCTGATCCTGGACGAGCCGCCTGAGGCCGTGGCATACCCCAGCTAGCGGTCCGAGGTAAGGCGTTCGAGGAGTCTGAATCGTCCACCGACGAGGGCTTCGGCCATGCCGACTTCTGAGTTAACGGTGGTGGCTGGATCGGCTGTTGCTTCTGCCGCGCATCATACTCGGCGGGTCGAGTCAAAGCCGTGATGAGGTCGGTCCGAGTGAAGGAATCGCCTTCGCCGCCCCACTCGTGGAGGTTCTGACACCCCTGGTAGTCGCACTTGGTGCCGCGGAGGAACGCGTCGCAGTAACGTGTCGTCCCGTACGATGCATGGAGTAGCGTCCCCGGTGGGCCCTGCGGCGCAGGAATGCCGTCCAAAGCTGCAATCGCACGCGCTGCGTCTTCGCGTCGAATGTAGACAATGTATATGCCGGTCGACGTCGCAGCCGAGTCGGGTGAAGGGccgggcgagggcgagctgaCGTTCGTGCGGTCGCGAAGGTGCAACCGTGCAATCTTGCCGTACTGTCCGAAGAACTCGTTGGAGCGTAGGATGGAGACGGCTTCTTCGGGCGAACCCGATCCTGGGATTTTCATGCCCACGACGTAGACAGAGTTCTTCATGACAATGCGCGTGTCCAGCATGGAGCGTCGACCGATTGCCTCGAGCTGTTTGGCGATCTTTGCTCTCTTcgccttcttgtcctttGCCTTGCGCACTCTGGAGGTCAGCTAAGCGCTATCCGCGGACGCACTCTTCAAAGTCGACCGGCTCATACACCACGCTCTTTGGGTCGTACTTGCGACGACATCCTGGGCAGCGTGGGTCATCGCGAAGCAGCTTGTGGTAGCAGAACTGGCAGATCTGAATGTCAGTACAACTCCCTTGGAAACCCAGTTCAGCACGCGCTGCGCACTCACGTCGAGACCACACTGGCAGGGCTCAAAGTTTTGATccgagaggtcgaggggTTCGGCGCAGACCATGCAGTCTGGGTCGTCCTGCGGCGTGAGTAAACGGAACATGGGGCCTCGATCATCGATTTGCCGCCCAGTGGGCAAGAGGGCTGTGCGTCGAGCCGGCGGCACAACAATGCGCCACCCATGTCGCACGGCGTGCCACTGGGACAGACTGGAcgcacctcgtcatcgctcCAGGCAACATCTTGAAGCCCCTTGAGAATGTCACGGTTGACGCCAGAAGAGGAGGTGCCGCCACTGAACGCGCCGCGCAAAGCGGCGAGTGGCTGCTGGCCGGTTGTAGGGTTGACGGGAAGGGGGTGGACGGTTGGCATGTGGTGATGCGGTGGATGGGGAAGGGGTAGAGGGGAGGTGGTCGACAGTGTTGCTTAGAGGGGTGGAGAATGGTGATGGATTGAAAGTTGCTTGTTGGTGGGGAACGGGTATATGGGCGTCCGTTCAAGACGCGATTGTGGCTTTGATGGGGGACGGTAGGGGGGCGATACGATGCAGGTGTTTGGGGGAGTGGTATAAATGATGAAGCAAAGAACAATGAGGTGGTGATGAATGAATTGTTGACGGCGAGCTCCAAGTGCAATGTCAGCTCAACCACAGTTGCAAGGTTGAGCCGGCTCAAGGCTGGGCGGCAGTTGCATAACCTCCTTTCCCTTCCACCCACCGTACAGCCATGCGCCTATacgggggagggggggcAATGTGTCCCAAACGCCACCGTACTTCCACTCTTCACTTCTCCCTGGACCGAACTGCCACGTGAAGAATCGGAAGATTGCGGCATTTGCCACTGAGGCACATTGAATCCTCAcggttgggtggcaaccTTGGACCTCCACTTTAGACCACCCTACTGTCACACCCCCCATCACCACCAGTCACAACCTTCCTCAACTACATCTGCCCGACACTCTTCAACAACAAGCGCTTCAAGAGACTGCTCATCCTAACGGCCCGGATCACCTCGTCAGTAAGGCCTAGCGCTTGTAATTGCGAGACCGTCCCGTCAACGACCGCGACAACTTTCACCATGTCGAACAACATGAAGGCCTACTTGGCCTCGAAGTGCGTCAGCTCTTACCTTCTCAGCAtgcaagctgacatcagatACATGTCGGGGCCCAAGGCGGACATGATTCTCGAACACGCGGGCGTAAAGAAGAAGAGAAAGCGTCCAAAGAACGAGGACTACACCGCCACGGTTGCCGAAGGAGACGGCTTGGTGCTGCAGCACGCGGACGACTGGAGGAAGTCGAAGCGGAAGGATATGGACCTCGATGCAGATGACGCTCCAGGTAAGCTTAGGGGACTAGACGGCGAGCTCACGGCAGTGGTCGGCAAGGGGGCTACGACGTTCAAGAAGGCTACGTCGGCGTGGTCGACTGTCGGCTCGACTGCGCTACCTGTCTCCTCCCGCGCCTCCCGCGTTAAGGAGGAGCCGCGCGAGAATGAAGCAGGGCCATCGACTGCGGCGGATGCTGTCGATCCCAAGCCACAGCTCACAAagcgtcgaggcggtcTGCGCACCGCTgctgaggaggctgaggagtcggcggcggcggcggcggctgccgacctgtcgccgtcgccagaACCCGACGCACAAGCGACGACGGTACACCGTGACCAGGCTGGTCGTGTGCTTGATGTTGAGCAgctccgcgccgaggcgaggcAAGCTGAACTCGAGGAGCAATtgaaggagaaggagcgcgaggaaTGGACAAAGGGCGTGAGACAGCGCGAAGAGCGTGAACGGCAAGCCAGGGAGGAGCGGTCTATGGCTTCGATGGATGTTGCTCGGTGAGTGTGCCCAGGAGATTGTTTTCTGTGTGGTGCGAGCGGCGCTCCAGGTGTGACCGCGGCGGAATGCGGTATGGCCGGGGCCATGTTTACGGAACTGGTTGCACAGGCGCTGTGCTGGCTCGATGAACGGCGACAACGGGTGGGCggcgctgacggcagacgCGCAGACGACGCAGCCATGAACGCCGAACTGAGGCAGATCGAGCGAGAGGACGACCCTGCAGCGCAATTTCTTACGGTGAGCCTTGCCTGTCACTGTTGGTCTCTCTGCTTCAGGTGCCTACGGATACGTCTGTTTGGACGCGTCCAATGACCGATCCCGGCGCCGCGCCAAGAAGCTACGATTCACCGATACTGACGCCAGTCCAAGAAGCGTAAGAAAGGACGGAAACGTCATGCGTACAAGGGCTCGTATCCGGAGAACCGCTTCGGCATTGCGCCAGGGTACCGGTGGGATGGCGTTGGTGAGTAATCAAGCGTGGCATAAGGGACGACAGCatgagctgacggcagaccGGTCAACGGGCTTCGAGAAGAAGTGGTTGCTGGCTCAGAATGCGCGCGATCGCCGAAAGTACGAGAGCGACAGGTATGACATGGAGGATTTGTAGCATTTTATGTTGGCCCAGGTTCTCATTAAATGAAGGATGCGGCTGTGCTGAGCGGGAGGTTGCTGCCGTACACTAGAGCGCCTGACACAAGAGCGGAACACCGCGATCCGATTCCGTGTCGGGACATTTGAGCGAACCCTATTGACAGAGGCCGATTGCCCACACTAACAATCTGTCGGTAGTCGGCAGTTAGCTCCACAGCTAGCTCCACATGCGACGTCCGAGTAagcgacgcgacgcgcgtgTCGACCAACACGTCTTCTCGCATCGCCGCGTCTCATGTTAAGGACAAGCTCTAGAGGTGCGTGAGCAGCGTGACAGACACGAGCGCGAACGCATCGTACCTCGCGTCGTTGAAGATGGAGCTGTTGAATTGCTAAACTATGATCCCGCAAGGCACGTGACAAGAGGAGAGcagagaagaggagggagaggaggttgggTGGATAGCCGCAGCCGGGCCGCTATTGTTGGCTTGCTTCAGCCGCGCAATTCCCGAGCTCCCACGAGTCGGCATGAAGCACCAAGGGGGTGCCAGGTCCAGAACATCGGAACAGTTCCCACTGCTAATAGAGAATACTGTAATCCGGCACTCATTGCATAGACTGATTACCAAGCAAGATGCAATATGAAAGGGAGCGGCGATGAGTCGGCCATTGAGAGGATAAGAGATTGCGAGATCCAAGTGACTCGGTGTGACATTTTGATTGGCGTATTGTTAAACAGAGCAAACAGGGGACGCGTCTTTGTTATGGTGGGCAGTTGGGTATCTGGGTACCATCCCTCCTACCCTTTTACTCCCTTTGTCTCgttctctcctctccctccccaccctccaATCCCACGTTGCCCCTTTGACCACACCTCTACAGTTTAATCCCTGACAACCAAGCCACACTAAACCACCCCGTGTCCTTGACCCCCTACCTCCCCTTTCCCCACTTTATAGAGTAGAGTGTTACTCGCAGTACTTGGTATCATCTTGTTGGACCCAATAGTAGTGATATTCCATTTGACATCTACACATCCCCCTTTCAACCCTCTCTTCAACcccctcaccttcccttcttgtccatcccatcccaaACCAAACGCTTTGTACCTCTCAACATCGCGTCACCATCATCACCCATCACTCACTCCATCTTGCCCCTGTGCTCACTCCCAACACCAGTGTCTCTGTATCCAACCCTAAATACCCTCGgccctcccccaccccactccCTACTCCCGCGCGATCCTGGCGCCTGACACGCGTCTCGATCCATCTCTTTACCTCTTATATCTACATCACTCGCCCAGTCCCGTGCAACACCGCGCTCAGGCCTCATCTAGCCCGGCTCGGTAACCTTCCCCACCATCTCCCATCCACGCACCATCGCGGCAAACGTCCCGTCGTCTCACCCGACGCGTCCTTTTCCCTCTCATCATCCCGCATCCACCTCTTCTAGACGCTGAGCGCCCACCCGCGAATGGACCAAGAATATCCGTACCGTTCTCGTCCCACGACGTCCTCCTACGTCAACAAagagctcgccaacgcgcTCATTGACGTTGTCCAGGTCACCCGTAACGGCTCCTCTGAACCAGTCAGCGCTAGCAACTCGCACCTTGGCCTCGCAGCGGCTGCAAACGACCGTCCACGCCGCAGCCCTTCGCCCCGCATGCCCAACTCGTTCGAAGCCGCCATGTCCATGTCGCCACCAAAGGATCCCTttgtcgacgacctcgacaagtCCGAGGCCAGCGGCCGTGTCGACAAGGACCGCGCTGGATTCAAGCGGTGAGTGTGAAGTGTTTGCGGACGTGTCCCCCGACGTGTACAGTGGAAGATGAGTTGTACGAGAAGTGTGTTGCGCCTGCGTCTGCTGTCGCTGGTGGCGTCGGGATTGCGTGACGCGTCGGTCAGCCGTCGAACGACACAACCGAGACATAGCACCCGCTTCTCTTCCGATCGCGGATTGGATGGACCTGGCGAAGTGTGTAAGCGTGTCAGCAGGCACGTGCGCGTCTGCTGTATCGAAGTTCCTTCTGTGTCACCTCAGCTGGAGCGAGGGTGtctgggcggcgagcatctgggcggcgagcaGAAGCGGAGCGTTGTGTAAGCAGACTGGATGTTTGGAGGTTTGTTTGTCCCCAGTCGTGCTTTCAAGTGGAGGCCCGAGGTGAGGAGATGTCTAGGGCTCAACGAATAAGGGGGAATGGGAGGGCAGTAAGAGTTGGATGGCGTTGTATGGATCTTGGAAAGAGGTGGTCCGAGTGTTAACTCGGCTCGTCGCGGTTGACAATGCCATCCTCTGCCCCTCTGGCGCCTCTCGCCTTTCTCCCTTTTTCTCTTCTTTCCACCGTTCCACATACTGCTTCCTCTTGACAACTGTGCTCACCACAACCACCATGAACCCCAACCGCCGCCATACGTTTGACGCGCTACGACCACCTGTCCCGCCAAAACCTGGTCATACCGCCTGCAGCCCCTCCACGTCGTCTAGCAACCCTAAGAAGAACTCTTCGTCTCGTCGTGACAAGGACCGCTCCACGTCCGAGAGCAAGGACAGGAGGCCCAGTCGTCATGCCGATGTTATCGACACTTGGGATCCTTCCGGTGGTAGTGCCAGTGAGTCCCACAGCAACACTACCCACTACGAACTAGGCTGACGCAGCAGTGTGGCACCAGTGAGCAGACCTCTCCCGCACAAGTCGTCATACTCACACTGCAGCTCTGGGCCGTACGATGCTGCCGCCCCGTCCCGCAACCTGAACCAGCCCAAGACCCACGCACCGATGCGTGCGtttgagcgcgaggaggctgccaaggctgcTGTCGCTGCAGCCACTGCCAAGGAGTCACCATCGCGCACGGTCCCCCAGGTCGTGGCTCACGCTCCCGCCCCGGCCGTTCCCCCCAAGGACAATGACGGGGGTGCTCGGAGCCCAACTGTCGCTACGCGCAACATGCCGCGTCGGACTAGTGGAGGTCTCAGTGCGCAATACTCGACCTCTTATCCGACTGGCGGGGGTCACTTTCCCAACCAGGACGTGCTTCCAGAGGACGAGACACCCACGTCACCTCGGTACCAGCGGCgccagaaggaggagaagcaACGCGCCCTCCAGGCCGCATGGGGGATTGATGAGCGTGAGTGTTGGAATCCCTTGATGACATTGCTCAACTCCAGCCGAACCGTTCGAGGACTTTGGCTCTTCTCCGCGCGACGAGTCGTACATTGACCGTGAGTATCCTCAACCAGTGGTTACTGACCACAGTAGGTGACCACCTCGGCTCTCCGAACGAGCAAGCCGGCCCCCGCGGCGGCTTCTTCGGTCGCAGCGGCGCCAA of Cutaneotrichosporon cavernicola HIS019 DNA, chromosome: 4 contains these proteins:
- the NOT4 gene encoding uncharacterized protein (RING/Ubox like zinc-binding domain); translated protein: MPTVHPLPVNPTTGQQPLAALRGAFSGGTSSSGVNRDILKGLQDVAWSDDEDDPDCMVCAEPLDLSDQNFEPCQCGLDICQFCYHKLLRDDPRCPGCRRKYDPKSVVYEPVDFEEVRKAKDKKAKRAKIAKQLEAIGRRSMLDTRIVMKNSVYVVGMKIPGSGSPEEAVSILRSNEFFGQYGKIARLHLRDRTNVSSPSPGPSPDSAATSTGIYIVYIRREDAARAIAALDGIPAPQGPPGTLLHASYGTTRYCDAFLRGTKCDYQGCQNLHEWGGEGDSFTRTDLITALTRPAEYDARQKQQPIQPPPLTQKSAWPKPSSVDDSDSSNALPRTASWGMPRPQAARPGSANGGRIAPVGSSRPMSKINSNLIPLGGRNSSAFPPPTPSPVPAVHSKLDRKKEKAQSMARGRSGSSSISSGPGVTSASASPKKKAVTITMTQSAIGAPPKSVASLNSLTQSASTTATKATPSEAAPAAPKAVRATPPGLAPPPGLAPPSTVTSTPSQPTPPPSEPESTPPKQASPLKASLPMREEEAPEAGPSREFLAPKRPASTEYPIHSPYPDFDDVFMEPDARKQGFEFSLRLDDDELQRMLEFAQRMGVFEPSPFDPLFQELPKLGIPLASLISRVGGERNGPYVYTGSFSPFAPSSQVETLSLPTSEEPSTVDSGTSDADVPRTTSRFEFARRASLASAGRGQSPFRRDEWNGVPGAAHRAPSSNGYADEVPRHFHPALAQLNAHVHSQSWSATESDYAGPSYSNRIPFQQTGYNNAYGSPQREPMYSPATHVHPGYDYVSQHQQQGPPQSPMYAGGFMQRRF
- the CWC26 gene encoding uncharacterized protein (Pre-mRNA-splicing factor of RES complex), which codes for MSNNMKAYLASKYMSGPKADMILEHAGVKKKRKRPKNEDYTATVAEGDGLVLQHADDWRKSKRKDMDLDADDAPVVGKGATTFKKATSAWSTVGSTALPVSSRASRVKEEPRENEAGPSTAADAVDPKPQLTKRRGGLRTAAEEAEESAAAAAAADLSPSPEPDAQATTVHRDQAGRVLDVEQLRAEARQAELEEQLKEKEREEWTKGVRQREERERQAREERSMASMDVARRADDAAMNAELRQIEREDDPAAQFLTSKKRKKGRKRHAYKGSYPENRFGIAPGYRWDGVDRSTGFEKKWLLAQNARDRRKYESDRYDMEDL